catacatcagaaaaggtaacagcagcaaatactggagagggtgtggggccaaaggaaccctcctacactgctggtgggaatgtcaattggtccaacctctatggagaacagtctggagaactctccgaaggctagaaatggaccctgcaattcctctcctggggatatatcctaaggaacacaacatatacatcccaaaagatctatgtacacatatgttcttagcagcacaatttgtaatagccaaaacctggaagcaactcaggtgtccatcaacagatgagtggctgagcaagtttggtatatatacacaatagaatactagttagttgtaaaaaatggtgacttcactgttttcagccgatcttggatggaccttgaaaaaaatcatgttgagtgaaataagtcagaaacagaaggatgaatatgggatgatctcactctcaggcagaagttgaaaaacaaggtcagaaaagagatgaccagggactcatggctgagctgggaactcagttcaatctttattgatgagtggggatgtaGTTCaacaatctctattcattagaaaataatgttctttatatctcctgaggtggaagtttcaggaagaggaagtacgtagtataggtggtggagagaaggaaaaagcgcgtgaatcagtggggattaaaccaatgaaaacaatgattatgtaaacagaccacagcgttaaacaatacaagcgaacctaatgtgatgatcaaaacagaaggtcttataagcagaatttagaagcataccaacaaggacacacattactgtgctcaaggaccctggttaaagcccctgattcccacctgcaggggagaagcatcacaaatagtgaagcagtgctgcgtgtctctatctctctatctctatcatcatCTCTCTTTTATCTCAATGTACCTCTGTCATACcaaataaaaactaaacaaatatttataaaaaaatactaTACTATAAAACACTAACCCCtgcaataaaaaagtttaaatgaataaaaaaggaataatttgTCTATTACTTATAGACATATATCACTAGATGTGTGGGGAAAAGCCtgctgtctgggaaatccaggccatcatCTCCATGAGGGTCTGAGAGGGTCGACCCCAAGcccctcctcacaggaggggCAGTAGACATGTCCCCACTTGACCCCATGACCTTATGATGGATAGAGTTTTCCAGTccaggaaccttcctgcacatgcttcctcattccctttgaacaaaggccatgaattaccatatatggccaactgaaaccaaTATGAAACCAACTGaaacaaatatcctggttttgcttatCTGCCCCTTCCCCCCCTGCCTTGAGGTGCTCGTGTTTCACCGTTAGAGAGAATCTtacctatgcatggtgagctcatgaccagaccttgtgtggtaacttcccagtaatgaacaaacacctgataggtcaagacttaaccctgtattgtgggtgtggcttaatgattaccttaaccttttcctaactcttgggtatatctgcttgcttatatcttcaataaatgagtcatctttctgaagcttctcccagaggaGGTTGTGATTGATTCCTCTCTGTGCACTCTCCCTCAACACCAgggcccccaggacccccaggagccagggaggtgGAGAGCTGAGGATGACCCACACAGATGGGTTGTCACATTCTAAATGTAGTCAGATTAGCTAATTCGATAAAATTCAGTACCCAAAGGCAGCAGACTAGCTAAAATCTTCAGTGTTTTGCGACCTTCAAAACTTAGTAGAGTGACAGACATCAATCCATTTTACCAGAATTAACCAGCTATCATAGCTCAGATCTGTACAGCATTACATTTTCCAGACAACTATTtcaagagagagatgaagaacatTTATTATAGTTTTTCAGCCAAGGACTTGTATATACATGGTTCCACCACACTAGTCCTCATTTTCATTCAGACAAAGAGCTAGAAAGAGAgtcaaagaaagggagagatagtttATAGTGTCAgagcaccttccatgtggtgccaggaattgaacctgggctgtgcatatGGCAAGCTGCATGCCGTACCTGGGGAGCTCTCTTggggctattttttaaaatttctttattgggggattaatagtttacagtagacaacaaaatataatagtttgtgcatgcataacatttccacataataatacagcccccactaggtcctggtCTGtcattcatgttccaggacctgaaccctccccaccactccagagtctttttttttggtgcaatacaccaactccagcccaagctgtgctttgtgttttccttcctgttcttgtttttcaactggggctatttttcttttttatagtcaTGGATGGTGAGGCTTATATTGTTGTTGCCATGATCATAGATTTGATTACATgagtgtaaaataaaataataccacATAGATGCACAAAGTGAAGCTTATAATATACAATGGTTCTCTCAAATTAAGTTCCAAGAGGAAAATtatgggtatggatcaatctgccaatgcccaggtctagtggaaaagcaattacagaagccagactttccatcttctgcaccctataacgaTCTTtggtccagggagtcaggcggtaggtagcacagtgggttaagcgtaggtggcacaaagcgcaaggaccagcctaaggataccgattcaggggagtcgcttcacaaggggtgaagcaggtctgcaggtgtctaactctctctccccttttctgccttcccttctctctccatttctctctgtctaaaaaaaaaaggtctttggttcatattcccagaaggttaaaacagggaaacttccaatgaaggggatgggaaatggaactctggtggtgggagagacAAGGTCACTCTGATAGCGCCTCTGCTTTGCCACACATACAAACCAGGTTCTAGTCTGTTTCTCACCATGCACCCTTgttctcttacaatcttgttaatcattattgaatcactattaaaaaagaggaaaagcacAGAAGAATTTTACTATGAGCTTCCATCAATTTAATAATTCTCATTGGCAAAAGTCTGTCTCTCAGTGACGTGCTCTAATCCACTCCtccatcaaagtaaaaaaaaaaagcaattccaAAGCCATccctatttatattttaatgtaattttaaaaattacagtaaaataatttaaattaatttaaaattaatttaaattaatttattttaatatcattTCTTTTCAAGGAAATTCACCAATACTTTACTTTTACTTGTACATgagcacatctttttaaaaattttattatttatttatttatttaattgttattggatagagacagagagaaattgagagagaagggggagatagaaaggaagagagacagagagacacctgcagatctgctttaccgcctgtgaagtgactcccctgcaggtggggagtgggggggcttgaaccaggatcctaaccggtccttgggctttatgtcatgtgagcttaacctgcttcgccAGCGCTGGACTTCCACATAAGCACATATCTTTCTAAAGACGTAGAGGGAAGGATATATGTTTTGAGAATCCCTAAAATCTCTGAAAACTATGCCTGGAAAGTACTCGAAATATCAGACTTAAGTAGCTCTGATATGTTGATAATACAGTATTTTTAGTAAATGAGGCTGATAGGCCACACCTCTAGGCAGGCCATCTGCACACTGATAAGAGCAAGCTCAGTGCTTCCATACCAGAAGGTCCTTCCTTCTTCCACTGAAAAGAGTGCCTTAGGAGGATGGAGTTCTGAGGGGGACCAGATCCTACTGGTTCATCATTTGATCTTAAGTGAGTATGTTACACTCATCTGTTAGTATTCAGTAATTGCTTAATGATATGTTGACGTTCATCTACTTCCTCTATGTAGTTGTATAAATAAATTTCACTTTACTAGGTAGTTTAAACTATTTAGATTGGGCGGAGGAGGAGATAGtctaattgttatgcaaagaaactttcatgcctgaggctttaccatagtcccaggttcaatctccccacaccactataaaccagagttgagcagtgatctggttaaaaaaagagagagagaaagaaagaaaaacaaaaaacaacaaattaTTTAGATGTAGAATGTATGCTTGCTAAAATAATCACCACATTAAAATGCTTGCAATAACTTGCTAATTCAATCAAATAAATGATTCAGCACAGTGTTGCTTTTTTTCTGAACATGTGATCATCATCTTATTATTTTAGGTGAAAAGACTTATAGTTTTAATGataacagaaataataaaaacataaaatggaaACTCACAAGCAATTTTCTAGATATTTTTTTGACTGTGAGAAAGAGGTTATACCCATGCTTTCTAAAAGCATTTCAAAAGAAATGGCTTTTTGATTAGTGTAAATATATTATAGTTTAGCACTATTCTAAGTAAGACACTGTGGTAGGTGAAGAAATAATCAAAATGTCGAGAATTCTGATGCTGTggtgaagaaaatatttatatttagagCAGTAAATTTTCCTGTTTCTATGCTGGTAAGTAttgaattttctttcatttaatgcTACTGTATAcattgacagtttttttttttcatttttttttgtttgttatctcTGGAGCCTCACTATTTTAGGCTAATGATTTTgtgtatttgaaaaaatattgaACTGAATGTAGAAACTTCATAATAACAAAATATGCTTCGTAACTGGAaagtcttattcttttttaaattattatttatagaatggaaatattgataagactatgatgaacattgatgcacaCAAAGCTTTAACTTAAATTGGTGTATTTTTACCCTAGATGAGCttatattttttgaaaataaacatttgctataaaaaaaaatctctttaagtGGATACTTAACATATATAATGGGAGTGGCAGCAGGAAAAGATCCATGGATGGAATGAATATATAATGTGTAGTATATTCATGCAAGGAAGTATTCAGTCTGAAAATGGGAGAAAATTCCAAAATATAGTATAATGTAGATGAACTTTCAAGTCTTTGTGTTAAGGGGCATATAGTAaagtagtcacacacacacaaaaaaaaaactgtatgattccatttatatagGATTTTGAGAGTAGCCAAACACATATAGACAGAAGGTAGAATGGTGGTTGCCAGTGACTCAAGGAAAGGGCGGTGGGAGTTATTGCTGTTCTATGTGGGGGGCTCAGAATGATAATGGAAAAAGGAAATACTTTCTACCACATAATTCCACTGAATTATACCTTATCCTTTAGAGTGAATTAACATCTTCACCTTTGCAATTGTGGTCATATTTATTCAGCAGGCTAGAACAGTTTGGGCTAAGAGGTCAGAGGTTATAATGCCttcatatatttctctctctatatatttttttgtcaCTAAAGTTATTGCAGTCTTGCACAACTCCAGTGTTGCCAGCagctatttttctttgtctttcttgttctttgagagtgtgagagacagagaaggagagacacctttagcagtgtttcaccatttgtgaagctacccctcccttccaccccagaaaatggggactaggggattAAACATGGGTTTTTGAGTATGGTGacgtgtactctaccagatgaaccactagacgtgtactctaccagatgaaccACTACCTAGtctataaaatacatttaaatatttagatttttcttgggactaaagaaaaaaaaatgctttgccTTTGTGATTGGTTGAAGAAGAAAaggactttttcctttttctttttttaaaaccagggttattgctgggggttggtggctgcacaatgaatctaccattcccagaggccgtttgtttccttttcttcgaCTTTGATAGGattaagaaaaattgagaggaagaggcagggggatataaagagggagacagagagagacagagagacacctgcaacattttttcaccactggtgaagcttccgcatgtaggtggggcctgggtccttgagttcaggtccttgtgcatggtatcaaATCTTGTGCCACCATCTAGCTCCCCTgaaggattttctttctttatccagtAAAATTTGTGTTTctgattttgaaaagaaaatagtttGATTATACAAAATGCCTTTCTACAGTTAGTGAAAATTTGCATTTAATATTGTAGTGTTATACTggagaaaatgttttaaaaagatcactattgttttcagtgtctaatTCAGTAAGGTTAATCTATAGCACTAACAGTTCCACATTAAGTTATGTTTTCCAGTCCCAGACTAAGGTTTTCACTTGTGAGACCTGAGAATATAAACCCTTTTGTTtggaaattaaaataatgattttcTGGATTAATCACTGTCAAGAAAAGTTATCTGAATTTGGTAAGTCTCAGTGCATTCTGATCTTATATAGGCACAACCCTTATTAAAGACTGAGATTTTATATCATAAAATATTGTAAACACATTCATTAATTCTGTTTCTATGAATATTGACTACACATGATATAAAGTAAGTGTATAGAAATGACAAATGGTGTGAATAATCTACTGTCCTCATATGTTTGTGTCAGGTAGGTAAAGACACTTGATTCCTGTAGCTTATCAAGATCTTTTATTAATTATGCCAACTGGCAAGCAGTAAAGTTGAGGGCAGGGAGATATCTCTGTGTAAGAACACAGtacattcatgcctgagatcccaggGGCTCAAAGTTCAATTTCTgccactgccatatgccagagatgagcagtgctgaggtctctcctctcctctcctctcctctcctctcctctcctctcctctcctctcctctcctctcctctcctctcctctcctctcctctcctctcctctcctctcctctcctctccttttctcccctcccctccttttctcccctcccctcccctcccctcccctcccctcccctcccctcccttcctctcttctcctctcttctcccttcccctcccctcccttcccttctcctctcttccacctcctcctcctcctcctcattcttctctctctctctctctctctctctctctctctctctctcagcttagGGCTTTGGTGCCCCAAggaatgaaaggctttttgcatgaacattatactatcttcctagACCCCCTTCTCTTTTATATGCTTTCTCTCAAGAAATAAGTAAGATactaagagaataaaataaaactgataaATATGTATTTTGGAAAACTCAAGAAtgagaaaatatttgaaagaagTTGAAACTGACTTTATGACTGAATTAAATCTTTCTGCAAACTGCAGATGAAGGATCTGAAATAGGTCTCATCATGTTTACATATTCATTTTCGGGACGGGAGACAGCATATTGATGAAGCAAaatactttaatgcctgagactcttaaGGACCTTGGGtcaaagccagagctgtgcagtgctctgttaaaaaaaatatacccaacacacccatccaaaaagatttgtgtataaccatgttcatagcagcacaatttgtaatagtcaaaacctgaaagcaacacaggtgtccagcaacagatgagtggttgagcaagttgtggtatatatacacaatggaatactcagctattaaaaatagtaatttcactattttcagcccatcttggatggagcttgaagaaatcacgttaagtgaaataagtcaaacagaaagatgaatatggaatgatctcattcacaggcagaagttgaaaaacaagatcataagagaaaacactaagtagaacctaGACttcagttggtgtattgcaccaaagtaaaagactctggggttggtggggggagagtacaggccctggaaaaggatgacagaggacctagtgggggttgtattgttatgtggaaaactgagaaatgttatgcatgtacaaactattgtgttttctgttgactgtaaaacactaatcctccaataaaggaaactaaataaaaaattaaaaaatatacaatTCCAATCGAGTATTGTTTATGATGGACACTCTAtctatttcaccattttcagtgtcACTTCTGTTTGAAATAATGGAAAATGGGAACACTACATCAGATTTCATTCTCCTGGGACTCTTGAACTACACAGGAGTCCACCTATTTCTCTTTGTGATGGTTCTGACAACTGCTTTTATCTCCCTGCTTGGCAATGCCCTCATGATTCTCCTGATTCACCAGGACCCCCGTCTCCACACGCCCATGTACTTCCTACTGAGTCAGCTTTCCCTCATGGATTTAATGCTGGTTTCCACTGTTGTTCCTAAAATGGCTGCTGACTATTTGACTGGCAAAAAGTCCATCACTCCTACTGGCTGTGGGTTGCAGATCTTCTTCTTCCTCACTCTGGGAGGAGGTGAATGCTTCCTCTTAGCAGCCATGTCTTATGATCGCTATGTGGCTGTTTGCCATCCACTGAGATACCCAGTCCTCATGAGCTGGCCATTATGCCTGAGAATGACTTTGGGGTCATGGTTCTTGGGAGCAGTTGATGGAATGATGCAGGCTGCTGCTACTCTGAGCTTCTCATTTTGCAGCACACATGAGGTTGATCATTTCTTCTGTGAGGCCCCCACTCTGGTGCGTTTAGCTTGTGCTGACACATCTGTTTTTGAATATGTCATGTACGTCTGCTGTGTGTTGATGCTCCTGATCCCATTTTGCCTCATCCTCATCTCCTATAGTCTCATCCTCTCTGCTGTTGTCCAGATGCGTTCTACAGAAGCTCGGAAGAAGGCTTTTGCCACCTGCTCTTCGCATTTGGCTGTGGTGGGTCTCTTCTACGGAGCTGCCATATTTATCTACATGAGACCCAAATCCTATAGGTCAGCGAATCATGATAAGATTGTGTCAGCATTCTACACCATCTTCACCCCTGTGTTGAACCCCTTGATCTACAGTCTGAGGAACAGCGAGGTCAAAGGAGCCCTAAGAAAGTGTCTGGGTCAGTGTGCTGCCACATGTCGCGATTAGATTAAGATTGCATTACTTTGTCCCAAATTTGAAGACTTTGTTAAGTGATTATAATATTTTATAGAGTTTTTATCCTCATATTCCATTTATACCTGTGAtttgtattttactttaaaacatttgtttacttattggatacagacagagagaaattgagaagggagtgaggtagagagacacttgcagcactacattacatctcatgaagcttcccttctgcaggtggagaccaggagctggaacctggctccttgtgtatGCTTAACAAGTTTGCCATTATCTAGTCTCTTTTACTTTGACATGTAGACAGAACTCCCCATTTTGGGATCAGTTACTGAACTGTCATTAACAAATCAAACCAGATAAAAAAACTTCATGGATGGggggaaagatagcatagtggttatgcaaacagactctaatgcctgagactccaaggtcccaggttcactgaaTCCCCCAAACCATCAAAAAGCCAGAaccgagcagtgctttggtaaaaacaaaaataaaacaaaaaaaaatctgtgagtcacaaatcctttaaaaatgtttctacATACCTCACAAAATGGATTCAAAGGACATAGTTAGTAGTCTGAGTTTTGATTATTGATGACTTATTTTCAACATGGAGGTATGAATTAACATTAGATATTCATGCCTGAAAGATGCCTTTCAATCTGTTATAATAATATAATGCTTTTAACACAACAGCTAAAGAGGCACAACTCATGAGACCAGAAATGCTTCCTTTGATCTCTTCCGGTGAAACTTCTCTCAACCTAGATATAGTTATAGCCTTATttgcatttttacttttttgttatgCTTATTCTAGAATTTCACATCAATGAAAATTTACTGTATTTAAGAAAGACATTATGCTTTTCTCTCAGATTAACGTATTCTCAAAGACCCTCTGCAATTttacatcatttttctttttctattgttaGGTAGTATTCTCTTTTCTGAATATATCATCATTCTACTATTACATGGATAGATATTTAAGCTGTTTTCAGTCTGGAGCTGTTGTGATAAAAACTGTTATTTTTCTGATCACATATTCTGACTTCTGTCAGTacaactatctttttaaaaaatttatatatttattttaatttctacaaggattatcactggggctcagtgcctgcatgacaaagccACCACACTCCACAGGCAATTTTTTCAGTGGAATTATCTTTTAGCATAGATGTTTGATTTTAACTTCCATCAGTAAagctcatgaataaatataaattgcTCCAAATTGGCAGCAATTGTGGGTGTTATCAACCTTCTTAATTATACCTCTTCTATTGAGCatagtagttttgttttttaatttgtatttctctgatgtaTAAGGATGCTAAATATTCTTGGCATTCATTTATTAACTAAATTTAGCTACTGACTAAATCCTTTGTGAAAtaactcattaatttttttttgtttgtttaccagagcactgctcagctctggtttatggtggtgctggggattgaacgtttgacatcagagtctcaggtattaaagtaattttgcataaccatcatgctatctccccagccctcatttaTACTTAAAGAGAAGTGTGCACATACGTAGAAGGCAAAATAATTTGTTGGTTCACTAATAGGCAACATATGACACTAATAGGTCtgattggaatttttttttgaaatgaaaTCGTTAGCTTTCTGATGTTATTATGTATTTTATTCTTctcctttattttagttttttttttttgctagggctttactggggcttcatgcctgcatgattctaccactccttgTGAACTCTTTTTACAGTTGTTTGgattaaatatgaaaaataaaggagagagagggagaaagagatggagagacaccacagtactgctctgtAGTTCATGAAATTTCTCCTTTGCCtgttgttcccatgtggtggctgggggcttgaacttgggtctttgcacatgacaaagtgtgTGCTACTGGatgaactattttcttttttttaaattttatatgtacagaatcttcttttttatttaattttttatttatagaaaggaaacattgactaaacaataGGGTAAGGGGTACaaactcacacaattcccaccaccagacctctgtatcccattccctcccctaacagttttcctattctttaaccctctgggagtatggacccaaggtcattgtgggatgcaaggttgaaggtctggcttctgtaattgcttccctgctgaacatgggcgttgacaggtcaatccatgctctcagcctgcctctctctttccctagtggggaagtgctctagggaagtggagctccaggacatattggtggggttgtctgtccagggaagtcggattggcatcattgtagtatctggaacctggtggttgacaagagagttaacatacaaagctaaacaaattgctgaccaatcatagacctaaaggctagaatagtgcagatgaagagttagggggtcctccattttgtaggtagctagtaggcatattttagttatattccaaaggacctgtggctatattagttttttttttgcctgagcttggatGAACTATTTTCGAGtcccatttttatatattttctgacATTTCTTTTGTATTCAATTCCTGAATGTTCACTATTTTCATTGTATTTAGTATTTATCTCATAGGGCATCCTGTTGATTTTAAAATTGTGAGTTTGTTTATATTATTCTTTGTAGTGAAATATTCCAATTCAGgtagtgggatcatctcactgAAGCTATGGAAAAAATTTCTtgcttataaatgaaaaaaattagacTGTAGAATGTAGAAGTTGTgtgttcaggtatatattctattttttacTGGTAAATGACTGAGGACATAACTACATAACCTCCAGCCACAAATTTAGCAGAATTAAAACTACTGTggttttggggccaggtagtggcgtacccagttaagcccatacattacagtgcaccaggtcacaggttcaagcccctgctccccacctgcaggaggaaagcttcataagtgataaagcagggctgtaggtgtctttctgtttctctccctctctcctcccccctcccctttcaatttctctctgtctctatccaataataaataaaataaaataaaataaaaagattttaaaaaactactgttgttttataaaggaaataattagaaatgtatttttattagtatgTCTATAAGTATATTTATGTGTTTTTGAAAGACAGAGGGCATAGATGTAAAATCAACTATAAACTTAAATAGCATTTTTAgaaattagtttttaattttatttatttttatgttgtatttagtataatttattg
The DNA window shown above is from Erinaceus europaeus chromosome 2, mEriEur2.1, whole genome shotgun sequence and carries:
- the LOC103107633 gene encoding olfactory receptor 2T8-like; amino-acid sequence: MENGNTTSDFILLGLLNYTGVHLFLFVMVLTTAFISLLGNALMILLIHQDPRLHTPMYFLLSQLSLMDLMLVSTVVPKMAADYLTGKKSITPTGCGLQIFFFLTLGGGECFLLAAMSYDRYVAVCHPLRYPVLMSWPLCLRMTLGSWFLGAVDGMMQAAATLSFSFCSTHEVDHFFCEAPTLVRLACADTSVFEYVMYVCCVLMLLIPFCLILISYSLILSAVVQMRSTEARKKAFATCSSHLAVVGLFYGAAIFIYMRPKSYRSANHDKIVSAFYTIFTPVLNPLIYSLRNSEVKGALRKCLGQCAATCRD